The proteins below come from a single Acidimicrobiia bacterium genomic window:
- a CDS encoding LLM class flavin-dependent oxidoreductase, with protein MEFGIFNSLYLPHHLRDADPQHAEHNRLRDEIEWTKAADRAGFKYAWATEHHFLEEYSHLSANESFLAYVAGVTNRIHVGSGIFNITPPVNHPARVAERVAVLDHLSGGRFEFGVGRGSSTTEQRGFGIEDPELTKAMVDEVLPQFARMWRETSYSFDGRFFSMPARNVLPKPYTDPHPPIWMAAGNPSTFEKAARMGVGVLCFTMGSPEQLKPLIEVYKREIEHAEPVGDYVNDNIMVTSQMLCLEDGQRARDIACNMTSGYQNSLVFRYLDTFPKPPGIPTWPELIPEPTPERLEQGIRAGTVCIGTPEEVDRAVSTYEAAGADQLVFGMLSTTMPLDIAIEAVETFGRQVLPEHDRDPVHSTRRQREAQLAARHA; from the coding sequence ATGGAGTTCGGGATCTTCAACAGCCTCTACCTCCCGCATCACCTGCGCGACGCCGACCCGCAGCACGCGGAGCACAACCGGTTGCGCGACGAGATCGAGTGGACGAAGGCCGCCGACCGCGCCGGGTTCAAGTACGCGTGGGCGACCGAGCACCACTTCCTCGAGGAGTACTCGCACCTGTCCGCGAACGAGTCGTTCCTCGCGTACGTCGCGGGCGTGACCAACCGGATCCACGTCGGCTCGGGCATCTTCAACATCACGCCGCCCGTCAACCACCCCGCGCGTGTCGCGGAGCGCGTCGCGGTCCTGGACCACCTCAGCGGTGGACGGTTCGAGTTCGGCGTCGGCCGCGGCTCGTCGACGACGGAGCAGCGCGGGTTCGGCATCGAGGACCCCGAGCTGACGAAGGCGATGGTCGACGAGGTCCTCCCGCAGTTCGCGCGGATGTGGCGCGAGACGAGCTACTCGTTCGACGGTCGCTTCTTCTCGATGCCGGCGCGCAACGTGCTGCCGAAGCCGTACACCGATCCGCACCCACCGATCTGGATGGCGGCCGGCAACCCGTCGACCTTCGAGAAGGCGGCCCGCATGGGTGTCGGCGTCCTGTGCTTCACGATGGGCTCGCCAGAGCAGCTGAAGCCGCTGATCGAGGTCTACAAGCGCGAGATCGAGCACGCGGAGCCCGTCGGCGACTACGTCAACGACAACATCATGGTGACGAGCCAGATGCTGTGCCTGGAGGACGGGCAACGCGCGCGTGACATCGCGTGCAACATGACGTCCGGGTACCAGAACAGCCTCGTGTTCCGGTATCTCGACACGTTCCCGAAGCCGCCCGGCATCCCGACCTGGCCCGAGCTGATCCCCGAGCCGACCCCGGAGCGGCTCGAGCAGGGCATCCGCGCGGGGACGGTCTGCATCGGCACGCCGGAGGAGGTCGACCGCGCGGTCTCCACGTACGAGGCCGCGGGTGCCGACCAGCTCGTGTTCGGCATGCTGTCGACGACGATGCCACTCGACATCGCGATCGAGGCCGTCGAGACGTTCGGACGTCAGGTCCTGCCCGAGCACGACCGGGACCCGGTGCACAGCACGCGGCGGCAACGCGAGGCGCAGCTCGCGGCGCGTCACGCGTAG
- a CDS encoding SDR family NAD(P)-dependent oxidoreductase: MGQLDGKVALVTGAASGIGNACATRFASEGATLAGFDVNEPPAEQWRAVEQAAPKSACWTGDVRDEDAVSAMARDVVARFGRIDVLVNAAGVATAGSVDMIDAAEWERVIGINLTGTFLVSKHVVPTMLEQRSGSIVNLASIEGIEGFQGQAAYNASKGGVILLTRNMAVDFAPSGVRVNCLCPGLIDTPLTAMLHDPGLQHVLDRFTNWHPMGRRGRADEVAAAALFLASDDASFVTGVALPVDGGFTAGRRLLDPPGVER, translated from the coding sequence ATGGGGCAACTGGATGGCAAGGTCGCGCTCGTGACGGGCGCGGCGTCGGGGATCGGGAACGCGTGCGCGACGCGCTTCGCGTCCGAGGGTGCCACCCTCGCGGGGTTCGACGTGAACGAGCCGCCGGCCGAGCAGTGGCGCGCCGTCGAGCAGGCCGCGCCGAAGTCCGCGTGCTGGACCGGCGACGTGCGCGACGAGGACGCGGTCTCCGCGATGGCGCGCGACGTCGTCGCGCGCTTCGGCCGGATCGACGTGCTCGTGAACGCGGCGGGTGTCGCGACCGCCGGCTCTGTCGACATGATCGACGCGGCCGAGTGGGAGCGCGTCATCGGCATCAACCTGACGGGCACGTTCCTCGTGTCGAAGCACGTCGTGCCCACGATGCTCGAGCAGCGCTCGGGCAGCATCGTGAACCTCGCGAGCATCGAGGGGATCGAGGGGTTCCAGGGGCAGGCCGCGTACAACGCGTCGAAGGGCGGCGTGATCCTGCTCACGCGCAACATGGCCGTCGACTTCGCGCCGTCCGGCGTGCGGGTCAACTGCCTGTGCCCGGGCCTCATCGACACCCCGCTCACCGCGATGCTCCACGACCCCGGTCTCCAGCACGTGCTCGACCGGTTCACGAACTGGCACCCCATGGGCCGGCGCGGCCGAGCGGACGAGGTCGCGGCGGCCGCGCTGTTCCTGGCCAGTGACGACGCCTCGTTCGTGACCGGCGTGGCGCTGCCCGTCGACGGTGGGTTCACCGCGGGGCGCCGGCTGCTCGACCCGCCGGGCGTCGAGCGGTGA
- a CDS encoding MFS transporter, with product MTTAAAAGARDAEERPFGLRHAFLAFRYRDFALFWTAAIVSNTGSWMQSITVPYVLYRMTSSGAWLGIAAFANFFPALVVGPWSGSLADRFSRRAIILVTQSAQMVVAFSLWAVWVAGVASPWVLLVHLLVYGVASGVNITSWQSFVPQLVPRDTMLGAVRLNSMQFTGARAFGPMLAGLVLAAFGPATSFMANALSFLLVIGALLLVHPRPAPVEAPTASYLEHFRAGLAYVRARISLLLAVVTISVVSFFGSAIIQLAPAIADQQFHVGKAEYGLLVGMFGAGAVLGALIMSVYGDRVLRSRMAMTGLAVYTASVFALAGTPLYGLGLAALFFMGVAYLMISVSLNTSTQIRVAETYRGRVLSIYLMGLLAGVPFGALIEGWLADLVGLRVTIGGAGVVLVAYGLVMLARFGALAPLDQGLEHLDAELAADPNVGAGPHVPD from the coding sequence GTGACGACGGCGGCCGCGGCGGGCGCCCGGGACGCGGAGGAGCGCCCCTTCGGTCTCCGTCACGCGTTCCTCGCCTTCCGGTACCGCGACTTCGCGCTGTTCTGGACCGCCGCGATCGTCTCGAACACGGGCAGCTGGATGCAGAGCATCACGGTGCCGTACGTCCTGTACCGGATGACGAGCTCCGGCGCGTGGCTCGGCATCGCCGCGTTCGCGAACTTCTTCCCCGCGCTCGTCGTCGGTCCGTGGTCGGGCTCGCTCGCCGACCGCTTCTCGCGCCGGGCGATCATCCTCGTGACCCAGAGCGCGCAGATGGTCGTCGCGTTCTCGCTCTGGGCCGTGTGGGTCGCGGGTGTCGCGTCGCCGTGGGTGCTCCTCGTGCACCTGCTCGTCTACGGCGTCGCGTCGGGCGTGAACATCACGTCGTGGCAGTCGTTCGTCCCGCAGCTCGTGCCACGTGACACGATGCTCGGAGCGGTCCGGCTGAACTCGATGCAGTTCACCGGTGCGCGGGCGTTCGGACCGATGCTCGCCGGCCTCGTGCTCGCCGCGTTCGGTCCCGCGACGAGCTTCATGGCGAACGCGCTGTCGTTCCTGCTCGTGATCGGCGCGCTGCTGCTCGTGCATCCTCGCCCCGCCCCGGTCGAGGCACCGACCGCCAGCTACCTGGAGCACTTCCGGGCCGGGCTCGCGTACGTGCGGGCGCGCATCTCGCTCCTGCTCGCCGTCGTGACGATCTCCGTCGTGTCCTTCTTCGGCAGCGCGATCATCCAGCTCGCGCCGGCCATCGCGGACCAGCAGTTCCACGTCGGCAAGGCCGAGTACGGGCTCCTGGTCGGCATGTTTGGAGCCGGCGCGGTCCTCGGCGCGTTGATCATGTCGGTGTACGGCGACCGCGTGCTGCGCTCGCGCATGGCGATGACCGGCCTCGCCGTCTACACCGCGTCGGTGTTCGCGCTCGCCGGGACGCCGCTGTACGGGCTCGGTCTCGCCGCGCTGTTCTTCATGGGCGTCGCGTACCTCATGATCTCGGTGTCGCTCAACACGTCGACACAGATCCGCGTCGCCGAGACGTACCGCGGTCGCGTGCTGTCGATCTACCTGATGGGACTGCTCGCGGGCGTGCCGTTCGGCGCGTTGATCGAGGGTTGGCTCGCGGACCTCGTCGGGCTGCGGGTGACGATCGGCGGTGCGGGCGTCGTGCTCGTCGCGTACGGGCTGGTGATGCTGGCGCGCTTCGGCGCGCTCGCGCCGCTCGATCAGGGTCTCGAGCATCTCGACGCGGAGCTCGCCGCGGATCCCAACGTCGGCGCCGGGCCGCACGTCCCGGACTGA
- a CDS encoding SDR family NAD(P)-dependent oxidoreductase has translation MDELRWDGRVAIVTGAGRNLGRAYARLLAARGARVVVNDVGVAISDTDGSGAAPVTNPAHEVVDEIGRTEGPGVAVASTESVATPEGGEAIVATALDAFGRVDVVVNNAGVVRQAPFEDYGPELVDAVFASQLGGHFNVTRAAWPHMQAQGFGRVVNVSSGAGLWGVPNMAAYATAKMGVVGLTRVLALEGRAHGINVNVVAPNAKTRPGGFGPIPASPALFDWLSPDMISPLVAWLVHESCGVTGECFSVGGGYIGRVVLAVTDGRRDRAMTPESVRDHFDEVMDDGVLTPMPAGTGDVARMLEGFGA, from the coding sequence ATGGACGAGCTGCGGTGGGACGGCCGGGTCGCCATCGTCACCGGCGCCGGCCGGAACCTCGGCCGTGCGTACGCGCGCCTGCTCGCCGCGCGTGGCGCGCGGGTCGTCGTGAACGACGTCGGCGTGGCGATCAGCGACACCGACGGGTCGGGTGCCGCGCCGGTAACGAATCCCGCGCACGAGGTCGTCGACGAGATCGGGCGCACCGAGGGCCCGGGTGTCGCCGTCGCCAGCACCGAGTCGGTCGCGACGCCCGAGGGCGGCGAGGCGATCGTCGCGACCGCGCTCGACGCGTTCGGCCGCGTCGACGTCGTCGTGAACAACGCCGGCGTCGTGCGCCAGGCCCCGTTCGAGGACTACGGCCCCGAGCTCGTCGACGCCGTGTTCGCGTCACAGCTCGGCGGGCACTTCAACGTCACTCGCGCTGCGTGGCCGCACATGCAGGCGCAGGGCTTCGGGCGGGTCGTCAACGTGTCGTCGGGCGCGGGTCTGTGGGGCGTGCCGAACATGGCCGCGTACGCGACCGCGAAGATGGGCGTCGTCGGGCTGACCCGTGTGCTCGCGCTGGAAGGGCGCGCGCACGGGATCAACGTGAACGTCGTCGCACCGAACGCGAAGACGCGACCCGGTGGCTTCGGCCCGATCCCGGCGTCGCCCGCGCTCTTCGACTGGCTGTCGCCCGACATGATCTCGCCGCTCGTCGCGTGGCTCGTGCACGAGTCGTGCGGCGTGACGGGCGAGTGCTTCAGCGTGGGCGGCGGCTACATCGGGCGTGTCGTGCTGGCGGTGACCGACGGCCGGCGCGACCGCGCCATGACGCCCGAGTCGGTGCGCGACCACTTCGACGAGGTGATGGACGACGGCGTGCTGACGCCGATGCCCGCCGGCACGGGCGACGTGGCGCGGATGCTGGAGGGCTTCGGCGCGTGA
- a CDS encoding cellulase family glycosylhydrolase, with product MLQKTRRPLPRLLLLSIAAILVVAGLGCVVPSSSQAPTTVPGSKVGFSVGGQTIWENDADLGHDLDLVASTGAKWVRMDWDWKSVQAGGPTSWAWANTDRIVSAAQARGLSILGVIAYTPTWARMAACSSSMFCPPNNPADYANFARAAAARYAPLGVHDWEIWNEPNLPQWWGQPANAAAYVGILKPAYVAIHGVDPNATVITGGLAPHGDLGATPTDPQSPVNYVQAMYTAGAHGYFDALGLHPYPPLPYDPLSGKIGWNALLQASWIHDIMTSNGDGGAQIWATEYGAPTGPTGYTFTVSPQTQAQYLQTGIRYWNSLSFAGPLFIDTVHDWPTTSFDDWHDNMGVETTDRAPKPAVTALQQLVSNN from the coding sequence ATGCTTCAGAAGACGCGCCGGCCGCTGCCGCGGCTCCTCCTGTTGTCGATCGCCGCGATCCTCGTCGTCGCCGGGCTCGGGTGCGTCGTGCCCAGCTCGTCGCAGGCGCCGACGACCGTGCCGGGGAGCAAGGTCGGCTTCTCGGTCGGCGGCCAGACGATCTGGGAGAACGACGCCGACCTCGGTCACGACCTCGACCTCGTCGCCTCGACGGGCGCCAAGTGGGTCCGGATGGACTGGGACTGGAAGTCCGTCCAGGCCGGCGGACCGACGTCGTGGGCGTGGGCCAACACCGACCGGATCGTGAGCGCGGCACAGGCCCGCGGCCTGAGCATCCTCGGCGTCATCGCGTACACGCCGACGTGGGCCCGCATGGCCGCCTGCAGCAGCTCGATGTTCTGCCCACCGAACAACCCGGCCGACTACGCGAACTTCGCGCGCGCGGCGGCGGCGCGCTACGCCCCGCTCGGCGTGCACGACTGGGAGATCTGGAACGAGCCCAACCTGCCGCAGTGGTGGGGTCAGCCTGCCAACGCAGCGGCGTACGTGGGAATCCTCAAGCCGGCCTACGTCGCGATCCACGGTGTGGACCCGAACGCGACCGTGATCACCGGTGGGCTCGCGCCGCACGGTGACCTCGGCGCGACGCCGACCGACCCGCAGAGCCCGGTCAACTACGTGCAGGCGATGTACACCGCCGGCGCCCACGGCTACTTCGACGCGCTCGGTCTGCACCCGTACCCGCCGTTGCCGTACGACCCGCTCAGCGGCAAGATCGGCTGGAACGCGCTCCTCCAGGCGTCGTGGATCCACGACATCATGACCAGCAACGGTGACGGCGGCGCGCAGATCTGGGCCACCGAGTACGGCGCACCGACCGGACCGACGGGGTACACGTTCACCGTCAGCCCGCAGACGCAGGCGCAGTACCTGCAGACGGGGATCCGCTACTGGAACAGCCTGTCGTTCGCCGGCCCGCTGTTCATCGACACCGTGCACGACTGGCCGACGACGTCGTTTGACGACTGGCACGACAACATGGGCGTCGAGACGACGGATCGGGCGCCGAAGCCCGCGGTCACCGCACTGCAGCAGCTCGTCTCGAACAACTAG
- a CDS encoding SMP-30/gluconolactonase/LRE family protein yields MDVREIATGLAFPEGPVALTDGSVLVVEIRRGTLTRVTPDGGVDVVADLGGGPNGAAIGPDGAVYVCNNGGFTWTQLGDIHVPLDLKTGSNEPPEFAGGWIERVDLATGATTVLYRECGGHRLRSPNDIVFDETGGFWFTDLGKTRARDVDRGGLYYAQPDGSSIVEVAYGLWGPNGVGLSPGGDRVYVAESFTGRLVAWDLDGPGRARDRRGTCVAATRSHFDSLAVEADGTVVAAALPDGLCAITPDGARVEYTALPDPLTTNICFAGDDARTAYVTLSGSGRLVAIDWPRPGLRLAFDA; encoded by the coding sequence GTGGACGTACGCGAGATCGCGACCGGGCTGGCGTTCCCCGAGGGACCCGTGGCGCTGACCGACGGCAGCGTCCTCGTCGTGGAGATCCGCCGCGGGACGCTCACCCGGGTGACACCCGACGGCGGCGTCGACGTCGTCGCGGACCTGGGCGGCGGACCCAACGGCGCCGCGATCGGACCCGACGGCGCGGTCTACGTCTGCAACAACGGCGGGTTCACGTGGACCCAGCTCGGCGATATCCACGTCCCCCTCGACCTGAAGACGGGGAGCAACGAGCCACCCGAGTTCGCCGGCGGCTGGATCGAGCGCGTCGACCTCGCGACGGGCGCGACGACGGTGCTCTACCGCGAGTGCGGCGGTCACCGGCTGCGGAGCCCGAACGACATCGTGTTCGACGAGACCGGCGGGTTCTGGTTCACCGACCTCGGCAAGACCCGCGCGCGCGACGTCGACCGCGGCGGGCTCTACTACGCGCAGCCCGACGGGTCGTCGATCGTCGAGGTCGCGTACGGCCTGTGGGGGCCGAACGGCGTCGGCCTCTCTCCCGGCGGTGACCGCGTGTACGTCGCGGAGAGCTTCACGGGCCGGCTGGTCGCGTGGGACCTCGACGGGCCGGGCCGCGCCCGCGACCGGCGCGGCACGTGCGTCGCCGCGACGCGTTCGCACTTCGACTCGCTCGCAGTCGAGGCCGACGGCACGGTGGTGGCTGCCGCGCTACCGGACGGGCTGTGTGCGATCACTCCCGACGGCGCGCGCGTCGAGTACACCGCGCTCCCCGACCCGCTGACGACGAACATCTGCTTCGCGGGCGACGACGCGCGCACGGCGTACGTCACGTTGTCCGGGTCGGGGCGGCTCGTCGCCATCGACTGGCCGCGTCCCGGTCTGCGGCTCGCGTTCGACGCCTGA
- a CDS encoding cellulase family glycosylhydrolase, translated as MMSRRARLSVLSVSLVLAMAAVGCASRNASSSAGRIPGTRAGFSPGGAMVWENDAALARDLDAARSTGAKWVRVEVNWNAIQSGGPNWWRWDYLDRMVSQLNARGMKILGTLTYTPGWARRSSCAGSMYCPPANPADYANFARNAAARYARFGVHDWEIWNEPNLPAWWASGTNAADYVALLKPAYVAIKSSDPYATVVTGGVAPHGDLGATPWDPQSPVNYVKAMYAAGAHGYFDVLGTHPYPPLPHDPLSGKIDWNALLQTTWLHSIMSSNGDGNKQIWGTEYGAPTGPAGYTFTVAPNTQAQYIVTGLRYWSSLPYTGPLFIDNVRDAPTQRYDDWHDNMGMLYQNFVPKPALGAMSSVIQH; from the coding sequence GTGATGTCGAGGCGCGCGCGCCTCTCCGTCCTGTCCGTCTCGCTCGTCCTCGCCATGGCCGCCGTCGGTTGCGCGTCGCGCAACGCGTCGAGCTCGGCGGGAAGGATCCCAGGCACGCGTGCCGGGTTCTCCCCCGGCGGTGCGATGGTGTGGGAGAACGACGCCGCTCTCGCGCGCGACCTCGACGCCGCGCGCTCGACCGGCGCCAAGTGGGTGCGCGTCGAGGTCAACTGGAACGCCATCCAGTCCGGTGGACCGAACTGGTGGCGTTGGGACTACCTCGACCGCATGGTGAGCCAGTTGAACGCGCGGGGCATGAAGATCCTCGGCACGCTCACGTACACGCCGGGGTGGGCGCGGCGATCGTCGTGCGCGGGTTCGATGTACTGCCCGCCCGCCAATCCCGCGGACTACGCGAACTTCGCGCGCAACGCCGCCGCGCGGTACGCCCGGTTCGGCGTGCACGACTGGGAGATCTGGAACGAGCCGAACCTGCCCGCGTGGTGGGCGAGCGGCACCAACGCAGCCGACTACGTCGCGCTGCTGAAGCCCGCGTACGTCGCGATCAAGAGCTCGGACCCGTACGCGACGGTCGTCACGGGTGGCGTCGCACCGCACGGTGATCTCGGTGCGACGCCGTGGGACCCGCAGAGCCCGGTCAACTACGTGAAGGCGATGTACGCCGCAGGCGCCCACGGATACTTCGACGTCTTGGGCACGCACCCCTACCCGCCGCTGCCCCACGACCCGCTCAGCGGCAAGATCGACTGGAACGCGCTGCTCCAGACGACCTGGCTCCACAGCATCATGAGCAGCAACGGTGACGGGAACAAGCAGATCTGGGGGACCGAGTACGGCGCACCGACCGGACCCGCGGGCTACACGTTCACCGTCGCGCCCAACACGCAGGCCCAGTACATCGTGACGGGCCTCCGGTACTGGTCGAGCCTGCCGTACACGGGCCCGTTGTTCATCGACAACGTGCGCGACGCGCCGACGCAGCGCTACGACGACTGGCACGACAACATGGGGATGCTCTACCAGAACTTCGTGCCGAAGCCGGCGCTCGGCGCGATGTCGTCGGTCATCCAGCACTAG
- a CDS encoding NAD(P)-dependent oxidoreductase has product MNVLCQLGDDIARRIERAVPGVTTTVVPGTGPVPDEAQGEVLLTAARGSDNIADVLGHGVRWVHAFGTGVDHFPLDTLDGRLLTCSRGASAIPISEWVLAVMLAFEKRLPDAWITEKPQHWNFPVGGQLGTLYRRTLALIGLGGIGTAVAERALAFGMRVRALRRTDSPSPVEGVDVVGSLEDVLRDADHVVVTAPATPETHHLLDPAAFAAMKPGVHLVNIARGALVDQDALRVALDDGTVARASLDTVDPEPLPEGHWLYSHPKVRLSAHISWSMPDAADLLLGVFTENLQRYQQRAPMLGVVDVAAGY; this is encoded by the coding sequence GTGAACGTCCTCTGCCAGCTCGGTGACGACATCGCGCGCCGGATCGAGCGCGCGGTTCCGGGTGTGACGACGACCGTGGTCCCCGGCACGGGACCGGTCCCCGACGAGGCGCAGGGCGAGGTCCTCCTCACCGCGGCGCGCGGGAGCGACAACATCGCCGACGTGCTCGGGCACGGCGTGCGCTGGGTCCACGCGTTCGGCACGGGCGTGGACCACTTCCCGCTCGACACGCTCGACGGCCGGCTGCTCACGTGCTCACGCGGCGCGAGCGCGATCCCGATCTCCGAGTGGGTCCTCGCCGTCATGCTCGCGTTCGAGAAGCGGTTGCCGGACGCGTGGATCACGGAGAAGCCGCAGCACTGGAACTTCCCGGTCGGCGGTCAGCTCGGCACGCTCTACCGCCGGACGCTCGCGCTGATCGGTCTCGGCGGCATCGGCACCGCGGTCGCGGAGCGCGCGCTGGCGTTCGGGATGCGCGTGCGCGCGCTGCGGCGCACGGATTCGCCGTCGCCGGTCGAGGGCGTCGACGTCGTCGGGTCGTTGGAGGACGTTTTGCGCGACGCCGATCACGTCGTCGTCACCGCGCCGGCGACGCCCGAGACGCACCACCTCCTCGACCCGGCCGCGTTCGCGGCGATGAAGCCCGGCGTGCACTTGGTGAACATCGCGCGTGGCGCGCTCGTCGACCAGGACGCGCTGCGGGTCGCGCTGGACGACGGCACGGTCGCCCGCGCGTCGCTCGACACGGTCGATCCCGAGCCGCTGCCCGAGGGGCACTGGCTCTACTCGCACCCGAAGGTGCGCCTCAGCGCGCACATCTCGTGGAGCATGCCGGACGCCGCCGATCTGCTCCTCGGCGTGTTCACGGAGAACCTGCAGCGGTACCAGCAGCGCGCGCCGATGCTCGGCGTCGTCGACGTCGCGGCCGGCTACTGA
- a CDS encoding CoA transferase, with product MLDGVRVLDCTRGIPGAYCTKLLADAGADVVKVEPDGGDPLRHWTASHVGLADGDDGALFRFLHTSKRSVTAAGGWLDGADLVVESGDLDVDALRRARPDLVVVSITPFGRRGPWAGRAATEFTLQAWCGSTGARGRFDEPPLSAGGRIGEFVAGTYAAVAAAALVRVRERTGRGDHADVSMLEAMSVTMNTYASVFAEFLGWPDIRGPARTIEIPSIEPTADGYVGFCTITAQQFQDFLVLIERPDLLDDTDFASFAGRTRRMDEALTTIHAWTTKHTTAEIIDHASLMRIPVAPIGNGENVTRFDHFVERGTFVRHPGRTWLQPRVPYRISGLEPRPFTEPPRVGEHDNDAPWPPRAPEESDARDRRLPLDGVRVLDFTAFWAGPSATHMLAALGADIVKVESIQRVDGMRFSSTRPPNVDQWWEYGPVFHGANVNKRAITLDLGRDEGVALAKRLIEQCDAVVENFTPRVMDGFGLTWDVVHATNPRAVMVRMPAFGLGGPWRDRPGFAQTMEQISGMAWVTGFPDGAPLIPRGACDPLAGMHAVLAFLLALRDRERTGEGHLVEVTMVEAALNVAAEQVVEHGAYGVLLGREGNHGPGAAPQNLYAVAGEDEWVALAIADDEQWHALRTVLGDPEWARDPALDTMDGRRRSQHLVDDELARWFAGRDRDDTVAALLDAGVPAAPVLHPREIQHNPQLQARRFFETIEHPVVGSYEIPTVPFRFASRGDEPWMRRPPPVVGQHNDEVLGELLGLDDAERARLRDEKLIGDRPLGV from the coding sequence ATGCTCGACGGCGTCCGCGTCCTCGACTGCACGCGCGGGATCCCGGGTGCGTACTGCACCAAGCTGCTCGCGGACGCGGGTGCCGACGTCGTCAAGGTCGAGCCCGACGGCGGCGACCCCTTGCGGCACTGGACCGCGTCGCACGTCGGCCTGGCCGACGGCGACGACGGCGCGCTGTTCCGGTTCCTGCACACCTCCAAGCGCTCGGTGACCGCGGCCGGCGGCTGGCTCGACGGCGCCGACCTCGTCGTCGAGAGCGGCGACCTCGACGTCGACGCGCTGCGGCGCGCGCGTCCGGACCTCGTCGTCGTCTCGATCACGCCGTTCGGGCGCCGCGGTCCGTGGGCGGGCCGTGCTGCGACCGAGTTCACGCTGCAGGCCTGGTGTGGCTCGACGGGAGCGCGCGGCCGGTTCGACGAACCGCCGTTGTCCGCGGGCGGGCGCATCGGCGAGTTCGTCGCCGGGACGTACGCCGCCGTCGCGGCGGCGGCGCTCGTGCGCGTGCGTGAGCGCACGGGCCGCGGCGACCACGCCGACGTCTCGATGCTCGAGGCGATGTCCGTCACGATGAACACGTACGCATCGGTGTTCGCGGAGTTCCTCGGCTGGCCCGACATCCGCGGGCCGGCGCGCACGATCGAGATCCCGTCGATCGAGCCGACCGCGGACGGCTACGTCGGCTTCTGCACGATCACCGCGCAGCAGTTCCAGGACTTCCTCGTGCTCATCGAGCGCCCCGACCTGCTCGACGACACCGACTTCGCGTCGTTCGCGGGCCGGACCCGGCGCATGGACGAGGCACTCACGACGATCCACGCGTGGACCACCAAGCACACGACCGCCGAGATCATCGACCACGCGTCGCTGATGCGGATCCCCGTCGCCCCGATCGGCAACGGCGAGAACGTCACGCGCTTCGACCACTTCGTCGAGCGCGGCACGTTCGTGCGCCACCCCGGGCGCACGTGGCTGCAGCCGCGCGTGCCATACCGGATCAGCGGCCTCGAGCCGCGCCCGTTCACGGAGCCGCCACGAGTCGGCGAGCACGACAATGACGCGCCCTGGCCACCGCGCGCACCGGAGGAGAGCGACGCGCGCGACCGCCGCCTCCCGCTCGACGGAGTCCGAGTGCTCGACTTCACCGCGTTCTGGGCGGGGCCGTCGGCGACGCACATGCTCGCGGCGCTGGGTGCGGACATCGTGAAGGTCGAGTCGATCCAGCGTGTCGACGGCATGCGGTTCTCGTCGACGCGTCCACCGAACGTCGACCAGTGGTGGGAGTACGGGCCCGTCTTCCACGGCGCGAACGTCAACAAGCGCGCGATCACGCTCGACCTGGGACGCGACGAGGGAGTCGCGCTCGCGAAGCGGCTGATCGAGCAGTGCGACGCCGTCGTCGAGAATTTCACGCCGCGCGTCATGGACGGGTTCGGCCTGACGTGGGACGTCGTGCACGCGACGAACCCGCGCGCGGTGATGGTCCGGATGCCCGCGTTCGGCCTGGGCGGTCCGTGGCGCGACCGCCCCGGCTTCGCCCAGACGATGGAGCAGATCAGCGGGATGGCGTGGGTGACCGGGTTCCCGGACGGCGCGCCGCTGATCCCCCGGGGCGCATGCGACCCGCTCGCGGGCATGCACGCGGTGCTCGCGTTCCTGCTCGCGCTACGCGACCGCGAGCGCACGGGCGAGGGCCATCTCGTCGAGGTGACGATGGTCGAGGCCGCGCTGAACGTCGCAGCCGAGCAGGTCGTCGAGCACGGCGCGTACGGCGTGCTGCTCGGCCGCGAGGGCAACCACGGCCCGGGCGCCGCGCCACAAAACCTCTACGCCGTCGCGGGGGAGGACGAGTGGGTCGCGCTCGCGATCGCGGACGACGAGCAGTGGCACGCGCTGCGCACCGTGCTCGGCGATCCGGAATGGGCGCGCGACCCGGCGCTCGACACGATGGACGGGCGCCGCCGGTCCCAGCATCTCGTGGACGACGAGCTCGCCCGTTGGTTCGCAGGACGCGACCGCGACGACACGGTCGCGGCGCTGCTCGACGCCGGCGTCCCCGCCGCGCCCGTCCTGCACCCGCGGGAGATCCAGCACAACCCGCAGCTCCAGGCACGCCGCTTCTTCGAGACGATCGAGCATCCCGTCGTCGGCAGCTACGAGATCCCGACCGTGCCCTTCCGCTTCGCGAGTCGCGGCGACGAGCCGTGGATGCGACGCCCACCGCCCGTCGTCGGCCAGCACAACGACGAGGTCCTCGGCGAGCTGCTCGGCCTCGACGACGCCGAGCGCGCGCGCCTGCGCGACGAGAAGCTGATCGGCGACCGCCCGCTCGGCGTCTGA